Proteins from a single region of Palaemon carinicauda isolate YSFRI2023 chromosome 1, ASM3689809v2, whole genome shotgun sequence:
- the LOC137645490 gene encoding uncharacterized protein: MAEKYPPNKLAVLCGRTKMVCMWVGGMSARAIAQETGTSVTTVYRWIRRWQKEGNVETKPRCGRPRTTTPEEDQKIVETINTMPEKSASEVISLLRLQCDPRTVQRRCQEKAPCQYFQYAQNQETSYAPYMSYDRPYYPVNYPYHSY, encoded by the coding sequence ATGGCGGAAAAATACCCACCAAATAAGCTGGCAGTGCTCTGTGGACGTACTAAGATGGTATGCATGTGGGTCGGAGGAATGTCCGCCAGAGCCATTGCCCAAGAGACCGGCACAAGCGTCACTACTGTCTACCGTTGGATTCGCCGCTGGCAGAAGGAAGGAAACGTGGAGACCAAACCTCGATGTGGTCGACCACGTACAACAACTCCTGAGGAAGACCAGAAGATAGTGGAGACCATAAACACGATGCCGGAGAAATCAGCATCTGAGGTTATTAGCCTTCTGCGTTTGCAGTGTGATCCCAGAACTGTTCAGAGGCGGTGTCAGGAAAAGGCACCTTGTCAGTATTTTCAGTACGCTCAGAATCAAGAAACATCCTATGCGCCATACATGTCCTATGATAGGCCATACTATCCTGTAAACTATCCATATCATTCATACtaa
- the LOC137640103 gene encoding glutamate receptor ionotropic, kainate glr-3-like, which translates to MLSYETYAPWTQQFGVRTEGGNWTGLVGAIQFNIADFSTIVAPTRERFEVIDTTRVYLSDVLSVVSLKPDLIPQYLVIVKPFAGDVWMYLVVSIFIWGITLWLFQKIWASYSGGSAMSLSRAIFYSWAVILDDPPLKPPQNTTARILLGFWLIATFVATTGFRSALVAHLGVQGKTKPIDSFKDMVGKKNYKWGIEAYYLTGLPLIYFQTTADPVVKEVYKHIEPLENNEIAFEKIMKGNYALITFELRAHTIINSYYTDDYGNTPYYVSKEGYSLVPYFGWGYGKGTPFRDRFGMIQARLGEAGIIDYWTKDVIALRVRTNRKETNTGTSINRIPGEQTIKLRVIHLVGVFLLFLLGSVVAFLVFLGERIVSPNSKTSHM; encoded by the exons ATGTTAAG CTACGAAACCTACGCTCCATGGACTCAGCAATTCGGTGTTAGAACGGAAGGCGGAAACTGGACTGGACTCGTAGGCGCGATCCAGTTCAACATCGCCGACTTCAGCACCATCGTGGCCCCGACGAGAGAAAGATTTGAAGTGATAGATACGACGAGAGTCTATCTGTCTGACGTGCTGTCTGTGGTGTCCCTGAAACCAGATCTGATTCCTCAGTATCTCGTTATTGTTAAGCCTTTCGCAG GTGATGTTTGGATGTATCTCGTGGTGTCCATCTTCATCTGGGGAATCACTCTATGGCTGTTTCAAAAAATCTGGGCTAGTTACAGTGGCGGAAGTGCCATGTCTCTGAGCCGAGCCATTTTCTACAGTTGGGCAGTGATTTTGGATGATCCTCCTTTGAAGCCTCCGCAAAACACAACAGCAAGG ATTCTTCTAGGATTCTGGCTTATTGCTACTTTTGTGGCAACAACTGGATTCAGATCAGCTCTCGTGGCTCATCTTGGCGTTCAAGGGAAAACCAAACCAATTGACAGCTTCAAAGATATGGTTGGAAAGAAGAATTATAAATGGGGAATTGAAGCTTACTATCTAACCGGCCTTCCGCTTATCTACTTCCAGACTACGGCTGACCCAGTAGTTAAAGAGGTTTACAAGCACATTGAG CCTTTGGAAAACAACGAAATAGCTTTCGAAAAAATAATGAAAGGGAACTATGCCCTTATAACTTTTGAGCTGCGCGCGCATACCATCATCAACTCATATTACACGGATGACTATGGAAATACACCGTATTATGTCAGCAAGGAAGGATATAGTTTAGTCCCGTATTTCGGATGGGGATACGG aaaaggaaCCCCTTTTCGTGACAGATTCGGTATGATCCAAGCAAGACTCGGTGAAGCAGGAATTATTGATTATTGGACGAAAGATGTAATAGCATTGCGTGTTAGAACGAACAGGAAAGAAACTAATACGGGAACTTCAATCAATCGTATACCA GGTGAGCAGACTATCAAACTAAGAGTGATCCACCTGGTTGGAGTCTTCTTGCTTTTCTTACTGGGATCTGTGGTCGCTTTCCTGGTCTTCTTGGGCGAAAGGATTGTATCACCAAACTCTAAGACATCTCATATGTGA